A window from Hypomesus transpacificus isolate Combined female chromosome 26, fHypTra1, whole genome shotgun sequence encodes these proteins:
- the LOC124487464 gene encoding uncharacterized protein LOC124487464 isoform X2, with the protein MRELVCELENILSEMQAYERRLSELFDGKITVEGLDTFLQKIRSAATQDVRKCLSPALKGLPIMATGSMKSTSTSSSGQTEPEFVYLTMPDFTMGAEVLVPGMMTCSLKHLREKPGEMVQRSLAKLTIQLSNLGLVSVVGKKAVAATCEICDLVMRVVSIFLSHCGNYSRHFLTSVTGIIARDKMAAVLRCFTETANTFNLLGFNSTFFQLKPVVQAVVTYLGKMYQSKMAAAFKYQLPLADDHSSELEEFRGKIEAPIIVEEVPNELLGKVVDSEQKRFLADLSYCHRPILPKQLTEKKLVEKGSLAAVSERLSLALLPPEAIQLVATGHIADVRAKKAFMKAGAKELVAGLKTAASKVVEDLIAAVVEMVHMTTPLDTQISQTRKVALINGKSEIAAEDVLNELLEKVVKESEKRRSLALISVSD; encoded by the exons ATGCGTGAGCTAGTTTGTGAGCTGGAGAACATTCTCAGTGAAATGCAAGCATACGAACGTCGTTTGTCAGAGCTGTTTGACGGAAAG ATAACAGTGGAGGGTCTGGACACGTTCCTCCAAAAGATCCGGTCTGCGGCAACTCAGGATGTGAGGAAATGCCTCTCTCCGGCCTTGAAAGGCCTTCCTATTATGGCAACAGGGAGCATGAAGAGCACTTCCACATCATCGTCTGGACAAACTGAGCCAGAGTTTGTATACCTGACGATGCCTGACTTCACCATGGGAGCTGAGGTCCTGGTCCCAGGCATGATGACCTGTTCCCTGAAGCACCTGCGGGAGAAACCCGGAGAGATGGTCCAGCGGTCTCTGGCTAAGCTAACCATACAATTGAGTAACCTGGGCCTTGTCTCTGTTGTGGGAAAGAAGGCTGTGGCAGCCACTTGTGAAATCTGTGATCTTGTCATGAGAGTGGTTTCCATCTTCCTGTCCCATTGTGGCAACTACTCCAGGCACTTCTTGACCTCAGTTACAGGTATAATTGCACGGGACAAGATGGCCGCTGTGCTTCGGTGCTTCACAGAAACAGCCAACACCTTCAACTTACTGGGCTTCAACAGCACCTTCTTCCAGTTGAAGCCTGTGGTCCAGGCGGTGGTGACCTATCTGGGAAAGATGTACCAAAGCAAAATGGCTGCTGCCTTCAAGTACCAGCTACCCCTGGCTGATGATCATTCCTCGGAGCTTGAGGAGTTTCGTGGGAAGATCGAGGCACCCATCATTGTTGAGGAAGTCCCAAATGAGCTCCTGGGGAAGGTGGTGGACTCAGAGCAGAAAAGATTTCTGGCTGACCTCTCTTACTGTCACAGGCCTATCCTGCCCAAACAGCTG acagagaagaagttggtggaaaagggatcCCTGGCTGCTGTCTCTGAACGTCTTTCCCTGGCCTTACTGCCTCCTGAAGCCATACAGCTTGTGGCAACTGGACACATCGCTGATGTCCGTGCTAAAAAAGCGTTCATGAAGGCTGGAGCCAAGGAGCTGGTAGCTGGCCTGAAGACTGCAGCTTCCAAAGTTGTGGAGGACCTCATAGCAGCTGTAGTAGAAATGGTTCACATGACCACTCCCCTGGATACCCAG ATCTCTCAGACACGGAAGGTGGCCCTCATCAATGGGAAGTCTGAGATTGCTGCAGAGGATGTTCTTAATGAACTCTTGGAGAAGGTTGTGAAAGAGTCTGAGAAGAGGAGATCCCTGGCCctgatctctgtctctgactga
- the LOC124487464 gene encoding uncharacterized protein LOC124487464 isoform X1 translates to MRELVCELENILSEMQAYERRLSELFDGKITVEGLDTFLQKIRSAATQDVRKCLSPALKGLPIMATGSMKSTSTSSSGQTEPEFVYLTMPDFTMGAEVLVPGMMTCSLKHLREKPGEMVQRSLAKLTIQLSNLGLVSVVGKKAVAATCEICDLVMRVVSIFLSHCGNYSRHFLTSVTGIIARDKMAAVLRCFTETANTFNLLGFNSTFFQLKPVVQAVVTYLGKMYQSKMAAAFKYQLPLADDHSSELEEFRGKIEAPIIVEEVPNELLGKVVDSEQKRFLADLSYCHRPILPKQLKTEKKLVEKGSLAAVSERLSLALLPPEAIQLVATGHIADVRAKKAFMKAGAKELVAGLKTAASKVVEDLIAAVVEMVHMTTPLDTQISQTRKVALINGKSEIAAEDVLNELLEKVVKESEKRRSLALISVSD, encoded by the exons ATGCGTGAGCTAGTTTGTGAGCTGGAGAACATTCTCAGTGAAATGCAAGCATACGAACGTCGTTTGTCAGAGCTGTTTGACGGAAAG ATAACAGTGGAGGGTCTGGACACGTTCCTCCAAAAGATCCGGTCTGCGGCAACTCAGGATGTGAGGAAATGCCTCTCTCCGGCCTTGAAAGGCCTTCCTATTATGGCAACAGGGAGCATGAAGAGCACTTCCACATCATCGTCTGGACAAACTGAGCCAGAGTTTGTATACCTGACGATGCCTGACTTCACCATGGGAGCTGAGGTCCTGGTCCCAGGCATGATGACCTGTTCCCTGAAGCACCTGCGGGAGAAACCCGGAGAGATGGTCCAGCGGTCTCTGGCTAAGCTAACCATACAATTGAGTAACCTGGGCCTTGTCTCTGTTGTGGGAAAGAAGGCTGTGGCAGCCACTTGTGAAATCTGTGATCTTGTCATGAGAGTGGTTTCCATCTTCCTGTCCCATTGTGGCAACTACTCCAGGCACTTCTTGACCTCAGTTACAGGTATAATTGCACGGGACAAGATGGCCGCTGTGCTTCGGTGCTTCACAGAAACAGCCAACACCTTCAACTTACTGGGCTTCAACAGCACCTTCTTCCAGTTGAAGCCTGTGGTCCAGGCGGTGGTGACCTATCTGGGAAAGATGTACCAAAGCAAAATGGCTGCTGCCTTCAAGTACCAGCTACCCCTGGCTGATGATCATTCCTCGGAGCTTGAGGAGTTTCGTGGGAAGATCGAGGCACCCATCATTGTTGAGGAAGTCCCAAATGAGCTCCTGGGGAAGGTGGTGGACTCAGAGCAGAAAAGATTTCTGGCTGACCTCTCTTACTGTCACAGGCCTATCCTGCCCAAACAGCTG aagacagagaagaagttggtggaaaagggatcCCTGGCTGCTGTCTCTGAACGTCTTTCCCTGGCCTTACTGCCTCCTGAAGCCATACAGCTTGTGGCAACTGGACACATCGCTGATGTCCGTGCTAAAAAAGCGTTCATGAAGGCTGGAGCCAAGGAGCTGGTAGCTGGCCTGAAGACTGCAGCTTCCAAAGTTGTGGAGGACCTCATAGCAGCTGTAGTAGAAATGGTTCACATGACCACTCCCCTGGATACCCAG ATCTCTCAGACACGGAAGGTGGCCCTCATCAATGGGAAGTCTGAGATTGCTGCAGAGGATGTTCTTAATGAACTCTTGGAGAAGGTTGTGAAAGAGTCTGAGAAGAGGAGATCCCTGGCCctgatctctgtctctgactga